Proteins from one Podospora pseudocomata strain CBS 415.72m chromosome 4, whole genome shotgun sequence genomic window:
- a CDS encoding hypothetical protein (EggNog:ENOG503NZS3; COG:G) — MKFTLSTAILTGLATLASAQSPQMPGLAPNCNRYHYVQSGDTCAVIAAANGISIAQFLSWNSEVNAGCTNLWLNYFVCTGVSSSGGTTTATVTSTADNGGTTTTNTVTSTNDNGGTTTTATVTSTVGNGGTTTTSGGPTSTPTNTSPQMPGLPSTCWLFHTVETGDTCEIIAASYGVTLAQFYAWNPEINSTCTNLWLGFAVCVGA, encoded by the coding sequence ATGAAGTTCACTCTCtccaccgccatcctcaccggGCTCGCCACCCTGGCCTCGGCCCAGTCCCCTCAAATGCCCGGCCTCGCCCCCAACTGCAACCGCTACCACTACGTCCAAAGCGGCGACACCTGCgccgtcatcgccgccgccaacggcATCTCGATCGCCCAGTTCCTCTCCTGGAACTCCGAAGTCAACGCGGGCTGCACCAACCTCTGGCTCAACTACTTTGTCTGCACCGGCGTCTCCTCGAGcggcggcaccaccaccgccaccgtgACCAGCACCGCTGACAACGGcggcacaacaacaaccaacactgTCACGAGCACCAATGACAATGGcggcacaacaacaaccgctaCTGTTACCAGCACCGTTGGGAAcggcggcaccaccaccacctctggtGGCCCTACCAGCACCCctaccaacacctcccctcAGATGCCCGGGTTGCCGTCTACCTGCTGGTTGTTCCACACTGTTGAGACCGGGGATACTTGCGAGATTATTGCTGCCAGCTATGGGGTCACGCTTGCGCAGTTTTATGCTTGGAATCCCGAGATCAACTCTACTTGCACCAACTTGTGGTTGGGATTTGCTGTTTGTGTTGGGGCGTAA
- a CDS encoding hypothetical protein (EggNog:ENOG503PHBM), which produces MQLSTLLVAALAGTSSAYTLSVYSADNYQGTQKSYSTAGSRNVGFTVKSWIWESKLGDGCCVNFCKGSTSQGRYCGSARKAVSSAGVNKVVTGCGNAVLNC; this is translated from the exons atgcagctctccaccctcctcgtcgccgccctcgctggcacctcctccgcctaCACCCTCTCCGTCTACAGCGCCGACAACTACCAGGGCACCCAGAAGAGCTACTCCACCGCCGGCTCCCGCAACGTCGGCTTCACTGTCAAGTCCTGGATCTGGGAGTCCAAGCTCGgtgatggctgctg CGTGAACTTCTGCAAGGGCTCCACCTCTCAGGGCCGCTACTGCGGCAGCGCCCGCAAGGCCGTCTCCTCTGCTGGTGTCAACAAGGTCGTCACTGGCTGCGGCAACGCTGTTCTCAACTGCTAA